A single region of the Streptomyces sp. NBC_00425 genome encodes:
- a CDS encoding serine hydrolase domain-containing protein, which translates to MTRTRTALLCAAALLASTLQTAVAAALPERHDRACTTTRDPQGQARKVLDIVRKAKKELDLEAALVKVTVGGRELVTAAVGESMTDVPATPAMHFRTGSVGIAFMGTVLLQLVEEGRADLDDPVSRWLPRLPHGDKITLRMLGDSTSGLHDYVTDPAFLKKLYADPWQHWTPEEVVGFSLSHPLWYAPGTNWSYSHANFVLLGRALEKISGTPLDRLLRQRVYRPLGLRNTRSNETAVIPQPVLHAYDDERGTYEESTYWNPSWTTAPGAVLTQDICDLARSGQAVGSGELLSRQSFRTQLNPGTVGLGHPTATCPATVCLPMTEDFHFGLGVVVKNGWVVQNPSFFGYAAVMAYEPHQRLSIAVSTTVGRNAPAGNNSQTITERIAKLLDPQHPLGT; encoded by the coding sequence ATGACGCGTACCCGTACGGCGCTGCTCTGCGCCGCCGCCCTCCTCGCCTCGACCCTGCAGACCGCGGTCGCGGCCGCCCTCCCCGAGCGCCACGACCGTGCCTGCACCACCACCCGCGACCCGCAGGGCCAGGCGCGCAAGGTCCTCGACATCGTCCGCAAGGCCAAGAAGGAGCTCGACCTCGAGGCCGCCCTCGTCAAGGTCACGGTCGGCGGCCGTGAACTCGTCACGGCCGCCGTCGGCGAGTCCATGACGGACGTCCCCGCCACCCCCGCCATGCACTTCCGGACCGGCTCGGTCGGCATCGCCTTCATGGGCACGGTGCTGCTCCAGCTCGTCGAGGAGGGCCGGGCGGACCTCGACGACCCGGTCTCCCGGTGGCTGCCCCGGCTGCCGCACGGCGACAAGATCACCCTGCGCATGCTCGGCGACTCCACCTCCGGCCTGCACGACTACGTCACCGACCCGGCCTTCCTCAAGAAGCTCTACGCCGACCCCTGGCAGCACTGGACCCCCGAGGAGGTCGTCGGGTTCTCCCTGAGCCACCCCCTGTGGTACGCGCCGGGCACCAACTGGAGCTACTCGCACGCCAACTTCGTCCTCCTCGGCCGCGCCCTGGAGAAGATCTCCGGCACTCCGCTCGACCGCCTGCTGCGCCAACGCGTCTACCGGCCGCTCGGCCTGCGCAACACCCGCAGCAACGAGACCGCGGTCATCCCGCAGCCCGTGCTGCACGCCTACGACGACGAGCGCGGCACCTACGAGGAGTCCACCTACTGGAACCCGTCCTGGACCACCGCGCCCGGCGCCGTCCTGACCCAGGACATCTGCGACCTCGCCCGCTCCGGACAGGCCGTCGGCTCGGGTGAGCTGCTCTCGCGGCAGTCCTTCCGCACCCAGCTGAACCCGGGCACGGTCGGCCTCGGCCACCCGACCGCCACCTGCCCCGCGACGGTCTGCCTGCCCATGACCGAGGACTTCCACTTCGGCCTCGGCGTCGTCGTGAAGAACGGCTGGGTGGTCCAGAACCCGTCCTTCTTCGGCTACGCGGCCGTGATGGCGTACGAACCGCACCAGCGGCTCTCCATCGCCGTGTCCACGACGGTGGGCCGCAACGCGCCCGCCGGCAACAACTCCCAGACGATCACCGAGCGGATCGCGAAACTGCTGGACCCGCAGCACCCCCTCGGAACCTGA